A stretch of Miscanthus floridulus cultivar M001 chromosome 13, ASM1932011v1, whole genome shotgun sequence DNA encodes these proteins:
- the LOC136501426 gene encoding squamosa promoter-binding-like protein 14 isoform X4, producing MESGGGASGGGGGGDDQLHGLKFGKKIYFEDAAGGSSSGSSGGGGGGSASATAPPATQQPSPPAASPRAAGGGGGGGGRRGRAAAGGAGPSPAPAPARCQVDGCNVDLTDVKPYYCRHKVCKMHSKEPRVVVNGLEQRFCQQCSRFHQLPEFDQLKKSCRRRLAGHNERRRRPPPGPLASRYGRLAASFEPGRFRSFMLDFSYPRVPTTMRDGFPAVRPGERAPGSIQWQASLDPHHHQSAVAGYGAHSYGSQGRSSSRPPVFPGPELPPGGCLAGVPSDSSCALSLLSTQPWDTTHSAGHSHAASMPATAGFDGNPVAPPSLMASSYIAPSPWTDSRGHEGGRNVPQLPPDVPLSEMHSGSSSHHGQFSGELELALQGNRPAPGSAPAPRNDQGSTGTFDQSGNTMDWSL from the exons ATGGAGTCCGGCGGCGGcgccagtggcggcggcggcggcggggatgaCCAGCTGCACGGCCTCAAGTTCGGCAAGAAGATCTACTTCGAGGACGCCGCCGGCGGCTCCAGCAGCGGGAGcagcggaggcggtggcggtggcagtgcCAGCGCGACCGCACCTCCAGCCACGCAGCAGCCGTCGCCGCCGGCCGCTTCGCCCagggcggccggcggcggcggcggtggcggcggcaggagGGGCAGGGCCGCGGCCGGCGGCGCGGGCCCCTCGCCGGCGCCCGCGCCAGCGCGCTGCCAGGTCGACGGCTGCAACGTTGACCTCACCGACGTCAAGCCCTACTACTGCCGCCACAAGGTCTGCAAAATGCACTCCAAGGAGCCCCGCGTCGTCGTCAACGGCCTGGAGCAGCGCTTCTGCCAGCAGTGCAGCAG GTTCCACCAGCTGCCTGAATTTGACCAACTAAAAAAAAGCTGCCGCAGACGTCTTGCAGGCCACAATGAACGCCGGAGGAGGCCACCTCCTGGACCTCTTGCATCACGATATGGTCGCCTTGCTGCATCATTTG AGCCCGGCAGGTTCAGAAGCTTCATGTTGGATTTTTCATACCCAAGGGTTCCAACCACCATGAGGGATGGGTTTCCAGCAGTTCGACCTGGTGAAAGGGCGCCTGGTAGTATCCAGTGGCAAGCGAGCttagatcctcatcatcatcaaagcgCGGTCGCAGGATACGGTGCCCACTCATATGGGAGCCAGGGTCGCTCGTCGTCAAGGCCACCGGTGTTCCCTGGTCCGGAGCTCCCCCCAGGTGGATGTCTTGCAGGAGTCCCCTCGGACTCTAGCTGTGCTCTCTCTCTTCTGTCAACTCAGCCATGGGATACTACCCACAGTGCCGGCCACAGCCATGCTGCATCAATGCCTGCAACAGCAGGTTTTGACGGTAACCCTGTGGCACCCCCCTCCCTCATGGCGAGTAGCTACATTGCGCCAAGCCCCTGGACTGACTCCCGGGGCCATGAAGGCGGGCGGAACGTGCCTCAGTTGCCACCTGACGTCCCCCTCAGCGAGATGCACTCAGGCTCAAGCAGCCATCATGGCCAGTTCTCAGGTGAGCTCGAGCTTGCCCTGCAGGGAAACAGGCCAGCGCCAGGGTCAGCGCCAGCGCCGCGCAATGATCAGGGCTCCACGGGCACGTTCGACCAGTCCGGCAACACAATGGACTGGTCGCTCTAG
- the LOC136501426 gene encoding squamosa promoter-binding-like protein 14 isoform X1, producing MESGGGASGGGGGGDDQLHGLKFGKKIYFEDAAGGSSSGSSGGGGGGSASATAPPATQQPSPPAASPRAAGGGGGGGGRRGRAAAGGAGPSPAPAPARCQVDGCNVDLTDVKPYYCRHKVCKMHSKEPRVVVNGLEQRFCQQCSRFHQLPEFDQLKKSCRRRLAGHNERRRRPPPGPLASRYGRLAASFGEEPGRFRSFMLDFSYPRVPTTMRDGFPAVRPGERAPGSIQWQASLDPHHHQSAVAGYGAHSYGSQGRSSSRPPVFPGPELPPGGCLAGVPSDSSCALSLLSTQPWDTTHSAGHSHAASMPATAGFDGNPVAPPSLMASSYIAPSPWTDSRGHEGGRNVPQLPPDVPLSEMHSGSSSHHGQFSGELELALQGNRPAPGSAPAPRNDQGSTGTFDQSGNTMDWSL from the exons ATGGAGTCCGGCGGCGGcgccagtggcggcggcggcggcggggatgaCCAGCTGCACGGCCTCAAGTTCGGCAAGAAGATCTACTTCGAGGACGCCGCCGGCGGCTCCAGCAGCGGGAGcagcggaggcggtggcggtggcagtgcCAGCGCGACCGCACCTCCAGCCACGCAGCAGCCGTCGCCGCCGGCCGCTTCGCCCagggcggccggcggcggcggcggtggcggcggcaggagGGGCAGGGCCGCGGCCGGCGGCGCGGGCCCCTCGCCGGCGCCCGCGCCAGCGCGCTGCCAGGTCGACGGCTGCAACGTTGACCTCACCGACGTCAAGCCCTACTACTGCCGCCACAAGGTCTGCAAAATGCACTCCAAGGAGCCCCGCGTCGTCGTCAACGGCCTGGAGCAGCGCTTCTGCCAGCAGTGCAGCAG GTTCCACCAGCTGCCTGAATTTGACCAACTAAAAAAAAGCTGCCGCAGACGTCTTGCAGGCCACAATGAACGCCGGAGGAGGCCACCTCCTGGACCTCTTGCATCACGATATGGTCGCCTTGCTGCATCATTTGGTG AAGAGCCCGGCAGGTTCAGAAGCTTCATGTTGGATTTTTCATACCCAAGGGTTCCAACCACCATGAGGGATGGGTTTCCAGCAGTTCGACCTGGTGAAAGGGCGCCTGGTAGTATCCAGTGGCAAGCGAGCttagatcctcatcatcatcaaagcgCGGTCGCAGGATACGGTGCCCACTCATATGGGAGCCAGGGTCGCTCGTCGTCAAGGCCACCGGTGTTCCCTGGTCCGGAGCTCCCCCCAGGTGGATGTCTTGCAGGAGTCCCCTCGGACTCTAGCTGTGCTCTCTCTCTTCTGTCAACTCAGCCATGGGATACTACCCACAGTGCCGGCCACAGCCATGCTGCATCAATGCCTGCAACAGCAGGTTTTGACGGTAACCCTGTGGCACCCCCCTCCCTCATGGCGAGTAGCTACATTGCGCCAAGCCCCTGGACTGACTCCCGGGGCCATGAAGGCGGGCGGAACGTGCCTCAGTTGCCACCTGACGTCCCCCTCAGCGAGATGCACTCAGGCTCAAGCAGCCATCATGGCCAGTTCTCAGGTGAGCTCGAGCTTGCCCTGCAGGGAAACAGGCCAGCGCCAGGGTCAGCGCCAGCGCCGCGCAATGATCAGGGCTCCACGGGCACGTTCGACCAGTCCGGCAACACAATGGACTGGTCGCTCTAG
- the LOC136501426 gene encoding squamosa promoter-binding-like protein 14 isoform X3: protein MESGGGASGGGGGGDDQLHGLKFGKKIYFEDAAGGSSSGSSGGGGGGSASATAPPATQQPSPPAASPRAAGGGGGGGGRRGRAAAGGAGPSPAPAPARCQVDGCNVDLTDVKPYYCRHKVCKMHSKEPRVVVNGLEQRFCQQCSRFHQLPEFDQLKKSCRRRLAGHNERRRRPPPGPLASRYGRLAASFEEPGRFRSFMLDFSYPRVPTTMRDGFPAVRPGERAPGSIQWQASLDPHHHQSAVAGYGAHSYGSQGRSSSRPPVFPGPELPPGGCLAGVPSDSSCALSLLSTQPWDTTHSAGHSHAASMPATAGFDGNPVAPPSLMASSYIAPSPWTDSRGHEGGRNVPQLPPDVPLSEMHSGSSSHHGQFSGELELALQGNRPAPGSAPAPRNDQGSTGTFDQSGNTMDWSL, encoded by the exons ATGGAGTCCGGCGGCGGcgccagtggcggcggcggcggcggggatgaCCAGCTGCACGGCCTCAAGTTCGGCAAGAAGATCTACTTCGAGGACGCCGCCGGCGGCTCCAGCAGCGGGAGcagcggaggcggtggcggtggcagtgcCAGCGCGACCGCACCTCCAGCCACGCAGCAGCCGTCGCCGCCGGCCGCTTCGCCCagggcggccggcggcggcggcggtggcggcggcaggagGGGCAGGGCCGCGGCCGGCGGCGCGGGCCCCTCGCCGGCGCCCGCGCCAGCGCGCTGCCAGGTCGACGGCTGCAACGTTGACCTCACCGACGTCAAGCCCTACTACTGCCGCCACAAGGTCTGCAAAATGCACTCCAAGGAGCCCCGCGTCGTCGTCAACGGCCTGGAGCAGCGCTTCTGCCAGCAGTGCAGCAG GTTCCACCAGCTGCCTGAATTTGACCAACTAAAAAAAAGCTGCCGCAGACGTCTTGCAGGCCACAATGAACGCCGGAGGAGGCCACCTCCTGGACCTCTTGCATCACGATATGGTCGCCTTGCTGCATCATTTG AAGAGCCCGGCAGGTTCAGAAGCTTCATGTTGGATTTTTCATACCCAAGGGTTCCAACCACCATGAGGGATGGGTTTCCAGCAGTTCGACCTGGTGAAAGGGCGCCTGGTAGTATCCAGTGGCAAGCGAGCttagatcctcatcatcatcaaagcgCGGTCGCAGGATACGGTGCCCACTCATATGGGAGCCAGGGTCGCTCGTCGTCAAGGCCACCGGTGTTCCCTGGTCCGGAGCTCCCCCCAGGTGGATGTCTTGCAGGAGTCCCCTCGGACTCTAGCTGTGCTCTCTCTCTTCTGTCAACTCAGCCATGGGATACTACCCACAGTGCCGGCCACAGCCATGCTGCATCAATGCCTGCAACAGCAGGTTTTGACGGTAACCCTGTGGCACCCCCCTCCCTCATGGCGAGTAGCTACATTGCGCCAAGCCCCTGGACTGACTCCCGGGGCCATGAAGGCGGGCGGAACGTGCCTCAGTTGCCACCTGACGTCCCCCTCAGCGAGATGCACTCAGGCTCAAGCAGCCATCATGGCCAGTTCTCAGGTGAGCTCGAGCTTGCCCTGCAGGGAAACAGGCCAGCGCCAGGGTCAGCGCCAGCGCCGCGCAATGATCAGGGCTCCACGGGCACGTTCGACCAGTCCGGCAACACAATGGACTGGTCGCTCTAG
- the LOC136501426 gene encoding squamosa promoter-binding-like protein 14 isoform X2, with protein MESGGGASGGGGGGDDQLHGLKFGKKIYFEDAAGGSSSGSSGGGGGGSASATAPPATQQPSPPAASPRAAGGGGGGGGRRGRAAAGGAGPSPAPAPARCQVDGCNVDLTDVKPYYCRHKVCKMHSKEPRVVVNGLEQRFCQQCSRFHQLPEFDQLKKSCRRRLAGHNERRRRPPPGPLASRYGRLAASFGEPGRFRSFMLDFSYPRVPTTMRDGFPAVRPGERAPGSIQWQASLDPHHHQSAVAGYGAHSYGSQGRSSSRPPVFPGPELPPGGCLAGVPSDSSCALSLLSTQPWDTTHSAGHSHAASMPATAGFDGNPVAPPSLMASSYIAPSPWTDSRGHEGGRNVPQLPPDVPLSEMHSGSSSHHGQFSGELELALQGNRPAPGSAPAPRNDQGSTGTFDQSGNTMDWSL; from the exons ATGGAGTCCGGCGGCGGcgccagtggcggcggcggcggcggggatgaCCAGCTGCACGGCCTCAAGTTCGGCAAGAAGATCTACTTCGAGGACGCCGCCGGCGGCTCCAGCAGCGGGAGcagcggaggcggtggcggtggcagtgcCAGCGCGACCGCACCTCCAGCCACGCAGCAGCCGTCGCCGCCGGCCGCTTCGCCCagggcggccggcggcggcggcggtggcggcggcaggagGGGCAGGGCCGCGGCCGGCGGCGCGGGCCCCTCGCCGGCGCCCGCGCCAGCGCGCTGCCAGGTCGACGGCTGCAACGTTGACCTCACCGACGTCAAGCCCTACTACTGCCGCCACAAGGTCTGCAAAATGCACTCCAAGGAGCCCCGCGTCGTCGTCAACGGCCTGGAGCAGCGCTTCTGCCAGCAGTGCAGCAG GTTCCACCAGCTGCCTGAATTTGACCAACTAAAAAAAAGCTGCCGCAGACGTCTTGCAGGCCACAATGAACGCCGGAGGAGGCCACCTCCTGGACCTCTTGCATCACGATATGGTCGCCTTGCTGCATCATTTGGTG AGCCCGGCAGGTTCAGAAGCTTCATGTTGGATTTTTCATACCCAAGGGTTCCAACCACCATGAGGGATGGGTTTCCAGCAGTTCGACCTGGTGAAAGGGCGCCTGGTAGTATCCAGTGGCAAGCGAGCttagatcctcatcatcatcaaagcgCGGTCGCAGGATACGGTGCCCACTCATATGGGAGCCAGGGTCGCTCGTCGTCAAGGCCACCGGTGTTCCCTGGTCCGGAGCTCCCCCCAGGTGGATGTCTTGCAGGAGTCCCCTCGGACTCTAGCTGTGCTCTCTCTCTTCTGTCAACTCAGCCATGGGATACTACCCACAGTGCCGGCCACAGCCATGCTGCATCAATGCCTGCAACAGCAGGTTTTGACGGTAACCCTGTGGCACCCCCCTCCCTCATGGCGAGTAGCTACATTGCGCCAAGCCCCTGGACTGACTCCCGGGGCCATGAAGGCGGGCGGAACGTGCCTCAGTTGCCACCTGACGTCCCCCTCAGCGAGATGCACTCAGGCTCAAGCAGCCATCATGGCCAGTTCTCAGGTGAGCTCGAGCTTGCCCTGCAGGGAAACAGGCCAGCGCCAGGGTCAGCGCCAGCGCCGCGCAATGATCAGGGCTCCACGGGCACGTTCGACCAGTCCGGCAACACAATGGACTGGTCGCTCTAG